A portion of the Rhodococcus pseudokoreensis genome contains these proteins:
- the treY gene encoding malto-oligosyltrehalose synthase, whose amino-acid sequence MAITATYRLQLRGDCFTLADAAAVADYLDDLGISHVYLSPILTATTGSTHGYDVTDVTRVSPALGGREALAALSQELRGRRMGLVVDLVPNHVGVANPRENAWWWDVLTHGRGSEYADFFDIDWSEDNGAGGRLALPVLGSDADRESLTVDRSGPEPLLAFYEHRFPIAPGTDATEPESVHDAQSYRLVPWNSGLIGYRRFFAVSELAGIRQEDPRVFEASHRELRGWVADDLIDGVRIDHPDGLSDPAGYLDRLRGVIGADRWLVIEKILGHSEPLDDHLPIDGTTGYDALAELGGVFVDPSGAPALTALSASRTGDRGDVTWIHEHETAIKRDVAGTGLAPEVRRLVRAIRAETGTDCTAEDLRDAVVDVVAAMPVYRSDYSPLAGLATRVIGDAARREPGRSAALSALAAALIACGEAATRFQQVCGAVMAKSVEDCLFYRTARLVSLQEVGGNPAHVGVSPAEFHLAAAERAGRWPRAMTTLSTHDTKRGEDVRARIGILSQVPDLWAECVDQWERIAPSPDPATGLFLWQNLFGVWPVDGRAAGDVPDFRDRVHAYAEKAVREAGTRTSWNDVNEDFERDLHRWLDTVIDGTVGKALGSLCTQLAPHAWSDALGQKLLQLCGPGIPDVYQGTELWEDSLVDPDNRRPVDYDVRRTVLAGLGTPPVDATGAAKMHVVRTALRLRRERPGSFAGGTYAPVFASGTAAEHLIGFTRGPQGAAPDVVTLATRHSVGLQQDGWGDTTVILPDGTWTDLLTSATHPGGRIDAATLFARYPVVLLAPVSTS is encoded by the coding sequence ATGGCGATCACGGCCACCTACCGGCTGCAACTGCGCGGAGACTGCTTCACCCTGGCGGACGCCGCCGCCGTCGCCGATTATCTGGACGACCTCGGGATCTCGCACGTCTACCTGTCGCCGATCCTGACGGCCACGACGGGCTCGACCCACGGTTACGACGTCACCGACGTCACCCGCGTGTCCCCCGCCCTCGGTGGCAGGGAGGCGCTGGCCGCGCTGTCGCAGGAATTGCGCGGCCGCCGCATGGGCCTCGTCGTCGACCTGGTCCCCAATCATGTGGGCGTCGCGAATCCGCGTGAGAATGCCTGGTGGTGGGACGTTCTCACGCACGGTCGCGGCTCCGAATACGCCGACTTCTTCGACATCGACTGGAGCGAGGACAACGGCGCGGGCGGACGGCTCGCGCTGCCCGTCCTCGGATCGGACGCCGACCGCGAGTCGCTGACCGTCGACCGCTCGGGACCGGAGCCGCTGCTCGCGTTCTACGAGCACCGGTTCCCCATCGCCCCCGGCACGGACGCGACCGAGCCGGAGTCGGTGCACGACGCGCAGTCGTACCGCCTGGTCCCGTGGAACTCCGGGCTCATCGGGTACCGCCGATTCTTCGCGGTCAGCGAACTGGCCGGGATCCGTCAGGAAGACCCCCGCGTGTTCGAGGCCTCGCACCGCGAACTGCGGGGCTGGGTGGCGGACGACTTGATCGACGGCGTGCGCATCGACCACCCCGACGGGCTGTCCGACCCGGCCGGGTACCTCGACCGGCTGCGCGGCGTGATCGGCGCGGACCGCTGGCTCGTGATCGAGAAGATCCTCGGCCACTCCGAACCCCTGGACGATCACCTGCCGATCGACGGCACCACCGGCTACGACGCACTGGCCGAACTCGGCGGCGTGTTCGTCGACCCGTCGGGAGCTCCCGCGCTCACCGCCCTGTCGGCGTCCCGCACAGGCGACCGGGGTGACGTGACGTGGATCCACGAGCACGAAACCGCGATCAAACGCGACGTCGCCGGCACCGGCCTCGCCCCGGAGGTCCGGCGCCTCGTCCGCGCGATCCGCGCGGAGACGGGCACCGACTGCACCGCCGAGGACCTGCGCGATGCCGTCGTGGACGTCGTCGCGGCGATGCCCGTGTACCGGTCCGACTACAGCCCGCTCGCCGGGCTCGCGACCCGCGTGATCGGTGACGCCGCGCGGCGCGAACCGGGGCGGTCCGCGGCACTGTCCGCCCTCGCCGCCGCCCTGATCGCCTGCGGTGAGGCGGCCACCCGCTTCCAGCAGGTCTGCGGCGCGGTGATGGCGAAATCCGTAGAGGACTGCCTGTTCTACCGCACCGCCCGGCTGGTGTCGCTGCAGGAGGTGGGCGGCAACCCCGCGCACGTCGGCGTCTCCCCCGCCGAATTCCACCTCGCCGCCGCCGAGCGCGCCGGCCGGTGGCCGCGGGCGATGACGACGCTCTCGACGCACGACACCAAGCGCGGCGAGGACGTCCGCGCCCGGATCGGCATCCTGTCGCAGGTGCCGGACCTGTGGGCGGAATGCGTCGACCAGTGGGAGCGCATCGCCCCCAGCCCCGATCCCGCCACCGGACTGTTTTTGTGGCAGAACCTGTTCGGTGTGTGGCCGGTCGACGGCCGCGCCGCGGGCGACGTGCCCGACTTCCGCGACCGCGTCCACGCATACGCGGAGAAGGCCGTCCGGGAAGCCGGGACCCGGACGTCGTGGAACGACGTGAACGAGGACTTCGAACGCGACCTCCACCGCTGGCTGGACACCGTGATCGACGGCACTGTCGGCAAGGCCCTCGGGTCGCTGTGCACGCAACTGGCACCGCACGCCTGGTCCGATGCGCTCGGCCAGAAACTCCTCCAGCTGTGCGGACCCGGAATCCCGGACGTGTACCAGGGCACCGAACTGTGGGAGGACTCGCTCGTCGACCCCGACAACCGCCGTCCCGTCGACTACGACGTGCGGCGGACCGTGCTCGCGGGGCTCGGCACCCCTCCGGTCGACGCGACCGGCGCCGCGAAGATGCACGTCGTGCGGACGGCCCTGCGCCTGCGCCGCGAGCGTCCGGGCAGCTTCGCAGGCGGCACCTACGCGCCGGTCTTCGCGTCGGGGACCGCAGCCGAACACCTGATCGGATTCACCCGCGGGCCCCAGGGAGCGGCGCCGGACGTCGTGACCCTGGCCACCCGGCACAGCGTCGGGCTGCAGCAGGACGGCTGGGGCGACACCACGGTGATCCTCCCGGACGGCACGTGGACCGACCTGCTCACCTCCGCGACGCACCCCGGCGGCCGCATCGACGCCGCCACCCTGTTCGCCCGCTACCCGGTGGTCCTGCTGGCCCCCGTGAGTACTTCTTAA
- the glgX gene encoding glycogen debranching protein GlgX has product MEASESTGTTPIPVWPGSAYPLGATYDGAGTNFSLFSEVAEAVDLCLIAKDGTETRVRLDEVDGYVWHAYLPTVVPGQRYGYRIHGPWDPSAGHRCDPSKLLLDPYGKAFDGEFDGDRSLFSYDIDAPASEDAGDDDAGDTVLIVDTDDDLEAEDAGDALEAEAEDDSAPGLPGHDSLGHTMTTVVINPFFDWAADRAPKHPYHDTVIYEAHVKGMTATYPGVPEELRGTYAGLAHPVIIDHLVDLGVTAIELMPVHQFMHDQTLLDKGLRNYWGYNTFGFLAPHTGYSSAEKPGAAVSEFKAMVRSFHEAGIEVILDVVYNHTAEGNHLGPTISFRGIDNAAYYRLVDGDAEHYMDYTGTGNSLNARHPHTLQLIMDSLRYWVTEMHVDGFRFDLASTLARELHDVDRLSAFFDLVQQDPIVSQVKLIAEPWDIGEGGYQVGNFPGLWTEWNGKYRDTVRDYWRGEPATLGEFASRLTGSSDLYEATGRRPGASINFVIAHDGFTLHDLVSYNEKHNEANGEDNNDGESHNRSWNCGVEGPTDDPEIHDLRGRQSRNILATLLLSQGTPMLAHGDEMGRTQQGNNNVYCQDSELSWMDWSLADTNADLVEFTKRVIALRMKNPVFRRRRFFEGTPIRSGDQTRDIAWLTPSGEEMTPEDWDSGFGKSLAVFLNGEGIPEPNHRGERVVGDSFLLCFNAHDEEIEFSTPNSDYADEWAVVLDTAVPTGAKDAVIKAGNSLQVESRSLVVLRRTA; this is encoded by the coding sequence ATGGAAGCGAGCGAGTCGACCGGCACCACGCCCATTCCCGTGTGGCCCGGCAGCGCCTACCCCCTGGGCGCCACCTACGACGGGGCCGGGACGAACTTCTCCTTGTTTTCCGAGGTCGCTGAGGCAGTCGATCTGTGCCTGATCGCGAAGGACGGCACGGAGACGCGGGTGCGTCTCGACGAGGTCGACGGTTACGTGTGGCACGCCTACCTGCCGACCGTCGTGCCCGGGCAGCGGTACGGGTACCGGATCCACGGACCGTGGGACCCCTCGGCCGGGCACCGCTGCGACCCCAGCAAGCTGCTCCTCGACCCGTACGGCAAGGCGTTCGACGGCGAATTCGACGGCGACCGGTCCCTGTTCTCCTATGACATCGACGCGCCCGCCTCCGAGGATGCCGGGGACGACGACGCCGGGGACACAGTTCTGATCGTCGACACCGACGACGACCTCGAGGCGGAGGACGCCGGGGACGCACTCGAAGCGGAAGCCGAGGACGACTCGGCGCCGGGGCTGCCCGGACACGATTCGCTCGGCCATACGATGACGACGGTCGTGATCAACCCGTTCTTCGACTGGGCCGCCGACCGCGCACCGAAACACCCGTATCACGACACCGTGATCTACGAGGCCCACGTCAAGGGCATGACGGCGACGTATCCCGGTGTGCCGGAAGAACTCCGCGGCACGTACGCGGGCCTCGCGCATCCGGTGATCATCGACCACCTCGTCGACCTCGGCGTCACGGCGATCGAACTGATGCCGGTGCACCAGTTCATGCACGATCAGACCCTGCTCGACAAGGGGCTGCGGAACTACTGGGGCTACAACACGTTCGGCTTCCTGGCCCCGCACACCGGGTATTCGTCGGCGGAGAAGCCGGGCGCGGCGGTGTCGGAGTTCAAGGCGATGGTCCGCTCGTTCCACGAGGCGGGAATCGAGGTGATCCTCGACGTCGTCTACAACCACACCGCCGAAGGCAACCATCTCGGTCCGACGATCTCGTTCCGCGGCATCGACAACGCCGCCTACTACCGGCTCGTCGACGGCGACGCCGAGCACTACATGGACTACACGGGCACCGGGAACAGCCTCAACGCCCGGCACCCGCACACGCTGCAGCTGATCATGGACTCGCTGCGGTACTGGGTCACCGAGATGCACGTCGACGGCTTCCGCTTCGACCTCGCGTCGACGCTCGCCCGCGAACTGCACGACGTCGACCGGCTCTCCGCGTTCTTCGACCTCGTCCAGCAGGATCCGATCGTCAGCCAGGTCAAGCTCATCGCCGAACCGTGGGACATCGGCGAGGGCGGCTACCAGGTGGGCAACTTCCCCGGTCTGTGGACGGAATGGAACGGCAAGTACCGGGACACCGTCCGCGACTACTGGCGGGGCGAACCGGCGACGCTCGGCGAATTCGCGTCCCGGCTCACCGGCTCCTCCGACCTCTACGAGGCGACCGGGCGCCGCCCCGGCGCGAGCATCAACTTCGTCATCGCCCACGACGGGTTCACCCTGCACGACCTCGTGTCGTACAACGAGAAGCACAACGAGGCCAACGGCGAGGACAACAACGACGGCGAGAGCCACAACCGGTCCTGGAACTGCGGCGTGGAGGGACCCACCGACGATCCGGAGATCCACGATCTGCGGGGGCGGCAGAGCCGCAACATCCTGGCCACCCTCCTGCTCAGCCAGGGGACGCCGATGCTGGCGCACGGTGACGAGATGGGCCGCACCCAGCAGGGCAACAACAACGTGTACTGCCAGGACTCGGAACTGTCGTGGATGGACTGGTCGCTGGCCGATACCAACGCCGACCTCGTCGAGTTCACCAAACGGGTGATCGCGCTGCGGATGAAGAATCCGGTGTTCCGCCGCCGCCGGTTCTTCGAGGGCACCCCCATCCGCAGCGGCGACCAGACCCGCGACATCGCCTGGCTCACCCCGTCCGGTGAGGAGATGACCCCCGAGGACTGGGACAGCGGTTTCGGGAAGTCCCTCGCGGTGTTCCTCAACGGCGAGGGCATCCCCGAACCCAACCATCGCGGTGAGCGGGTGGTCGGCGACTCGTTCCTGCTGTGTTTCAACGCGCACGACGAGGAGATCGAGTTCTCGACGCCGAATTCCGATTACGCCGACGAGTGGGCGGTGGTGCTCGACACCGCCGTGCCGACCGGGGCGAAGGACGCGGTGATCAAGGCCGGGAATTCGCTGCAGGTCGAGTCCCGGTCGCTGGTCGTGCTGCGCCGGACCGCCTGA
- a CDS encoding adenosylmethionine--8-amino-7-oxononanoate transaminase, with protein MTSPSLSADDITSLDASLLWHPYGAFPATTTPLVVAEASGTRLTLADGRELVDGMSSWWAAVHGYRHPVLDAAATAQLGRMSHVMFGGLTHEPAARLAQLLVEITPGGLDKVFLADSGSVSVEVAVKMCLQYWRSRGRPERHRLLTWRGGYHGDTFAPMSVCDPDGGMHSLWTDVLARQVFAGPPPREFDPRYVAEFERLVAAHTDELAAVVVEPVVQGAGGMRFHDPRYLSELRRICDEHGLLLVFDEIATGFGRTGELFAADHAGTRPDIMCVGKALTGGYLTLAATLCSTDVAETISAGDAGGLMHGPTFMANPLACAVAVASIELLLSRDWRGEVEDVRRGLESGLAPARELPGVRDVRVLGAIGVIELSEPVDMRAATDAAVAAGVWLRPFRNLIYAMPPYVCTSEDVRKITTGMLAAARTSTQG; from the coding sequence GTGACCTCCCCGAGCCTGTCCGCCGACGACATCACCTCCCTCGATGCCTCGCTGCTCTGGCATCCATACGGCGCCTTCCCTGCAACGACCACCCCGCTCGTGGTGGCCGAGGCGAGCGGCACCCGCCTCACTCTCGCCGACGGACGCGAACTCGTCGACGGCATGAGTTCATGGTGGGCGGCGGTTCACGGCTACCGGCATCCCGTCCTCGACGCGGCGGCGACCGCGCAGCTCGGCCGGATGAGCCACGTGATGTTCGGCGGGCTGACCCACGAACCGGCCGCGCGGCTCGCCCAGCTGCTCGTGGAGATCACCCCGGGCGGACTCGACAAGGTGTTCCTCGCCGATTCCGGTTCGGTGTCGGTCGAGGTCGCCGTCAAGATGTGCCTGCAGTACTGGCGCAGTCGCGGCAGGCCGGAGCGGCATCGGCTGCTGACCTGGCGCGGCGGCTATCACGGCGACACGTTCGCGCCGATGAGCGTCTGCGACCCGGACGGCGGCATGCATTCCCTGTGGACAGACGTCCTCGCACGGCAGGTGTTCGCGGGACCGCCGCCGCGCGAGTTCGACCCGCGGTACGTCGCGGAGTTCGAGCGCCTGGTAGCCGCGCACACCGACGAACTCGCGGCCGTCGTCGTGGAGCCGGTGGTCCAGGGCGCCGGAGGCATGCGCTTCCACGACCCCCGGTACCTGTCGGAACTGCGCCGCATCTGCGACGAGCACGGGCTCCTGCTCGTGTTCGACGAGATCGCCACGGGCTTCGGCCGCACCGGCGAACTGTTCGCCGCGGACCACGCCGGGACCCGCCCCGACATCATGTGCGTCGGCAAGGCCCTCACCGGCGGATACCTGACCCTCGCCGCGACGCTCTGCTCCACCGACGTCGCCGAGACCATCAGCGCCGGCGACGCGGGCGGGTTGATGCACGGACCTACGTTCATGGCGAACCCGCTCGCGTGCGCCGTCGCGGTGGCGTCGATCGAACTCCTACTCTCGCGCGACTGGCGAGGCGAGGTCGAGGACGTTCGCCGCGGGCTCGAATCGGGTCTCGCGCCTGCCCGGGAACTGCCCGGCGTCCGGGACGTCCGGGTGCTCGGCGCGATCGGAGTGATCGAACTCTCCGAGCCCGTCGACATGCGGGCCGCAACAGACGCCGCGGTGGCGGCCGGAGTCTGGTTGCGACCCTTCCGCAACCTGATCTACGCGATGCCGCCGTACGTGTGCACCAGCGAGGACGTGCGCAAGATCACAACCGGAATGCTTGCTGCCGCACGGACCTCCACCCAGGGCTGA
- a CDS encoding 8-amino-7-oxononanoate synthase — protein sequence MVPSVSTDHTFTTWLDDVEERRRAAGLRRELRPRTSGSALIDLASNDYLGLVRHPEVLHGAMTALRRWGAGATGSRLVTGSTTEHELLETELAEFVGADAGLVFSSGYTANLGAVTALSGAGSLIVSDAGSHASLVDACRLSRARVAVAPHADLDFVRSALATRPEERALVVTDSVFSADGDLAPLVDLHRVCREYGAFLVVDEAHGVGVRGAGGRGLVHEVGLAGEHDIVVTATLSKSLASQGGVVLASEKVRAHLVDAARTFIFDTGLAPAAVGAARAALAVLRREPHRADSVLDRARDLARFTGAAAPESAVVSVILGDPQRAFDAAAACREQGLHVGCFRPPSVPEGTSRLRLTARATLDPDELARIESVLTDVLAGASA from the coding sequence ATGGTGCCGAGTGTGAGTACCGACCACACCTTCACCACCTGGCTCGACGACGTCGAGGAGCGGCGCCGCGCCGCAGGGCTGCGCCGCGAGCTGCGGCCACGCACGTCCGGCAGCGCGCTCATCGATTTGGCGTCCAACGACTACCTCGGGCTCGTCCGACACCCTGAGGTGCTGCACGGCGCGATGACCGCGCTGCGGCGGTGGGGCGCCGGGGCCACCGGCTCGCGACTGGTGACGGGATCGACCACCGAACACGAACTGCTCGAAACGGAACTGGCCGAGTTCGTCGGTGCCGACGCCGGGCTGGTGTTCTCCTCCGGGTACACCGCGAATCTCGGCGCCGTCACCGCGCTGTCCGGCGCCGGATCGCTGATCGTCTCCGACGCGGGCAGTCACGCCTCGCTCGTCGACGCATGCCGGCTGTCGCGGGCCCGGGTGGCCGTCGCGCCGCACGCCGATCTCGACTTCGTCCGCAGCGCACTGGCCACCCGGCCGGAGGAGCGGGCACTGGTCGTGACCGATTCGGTGTTCAGCGCGGACGGTGATCTCGCACCCCTCGTCGACCTGCACCGGGTCTGCCGCGAGTACGGCGCGTTTCTCGTGGTGGACGAGGCCCACGGTGTCGGAGTCCGCGGCGCAGGGGGCCGCGGACTCGTGCACGAGGTGGGACTCGCGGGCGAACACGACATCGTCGTCACGGCCACGCTGTCGAAGTCGCTGGCCAGCCAGGGCGGTGTGGTGCTGGCGTCGGAGAAGGTGCGCGCACATCTCGTCGACGCCGCGCGCACGTTCATCTTCGACACCGGACTGGCCCCGGCGGCCGTCGGTGCGGCCCGGGCCGCCCTCGCCGTTCTGCGGCGTGAACCGCACCGCGCCGACTCCGTCCTGGACCGCGCCCGGGATCTCGCGCGGTTCACCGGTGCCGCGGCACCCGAGTCCGCCGTGGTCTCGGTGATCCTCGGGGACCCGCAACGCGCCTTCGACGCCGCGGCCGCCTGCCGCGAGCAGGGGCTGCACGTCGGCTGCTTCCGGCCCCCGTCGGTGCCCGAGGGCACGTCGCGGCTGCGGCTCACCGCCCGCGCGACGCTCGATCCGGACGAACTGGCGCGGATCGAGTCCGTGCTCACCGACGTCCTGGCGGGGGCGTCGGCATGA
- the bioD gene encoding dethiobiotin synthase, whose translation MSILMVTGTSTDVGKTVVTAALAAAAREAGLSVAVCKPAQTGVAPGEHGDLAEVTRLSGVTAVVELARYPEPLAPDTAARRSGLPMLRCDDVVEAVRGLADRHDLVLVEGAGGLLVRMGAEGFTLVDLALALGAPAVVVAAAGLGTLNHTELTTRALAAAGVACAGTVIGSWPDEPGLAERCNLDDLPAVTGVDLAGSIPAGSGRLDPASFAAAASTWFDGTWLKTTITAR comes from the coding sequence ATGAGCATCCTGATGGTTACTGGAACGTCGACGGACGTCGGCAAGACGGTGGTGACGGCGGCGCTCGCGGCGGCCGCGCGCGAGGCAGGCCTGTCCGTCGCGGTGTGCAAGCCCGCGCAGACCGGCGTCGCGCCGGGCGAGCACGGCGATCTTGCGGAGGTGACCCGGCTGTCCGGCGTCACCGCGGTGGTGGAACTCGCCCGCTACCCCGAACCGCTGGCCCCCGACACCGCCGCCCGCCGCAGCGGTTTGCCGATGCTGCGGTGCGACGACGTCGTCGAGGCGGTCCGCGGGCTCGCCGACCGGCACGATCTGGTCCTCGTCGAGGGTGCGGGCGGGTTGCTGGTGCGGATGGGCGCCGAGGGCTTCACGCTCGTCGATCTCGCGCTCGCTCTCGGCGCACCGGCTGTCGTGGTCGCGGCGGCCGGACTCGGCACGCTCAACCACACCGAACTCACGACCCGGGCGCTGGCGGCGGCCGGCGTCGCCTGTGCAGGCACGGTGATCGGGTCGTGGCCGGACGAGCCCGGGCTCGCCGAGCGGTGCAATCTGGACGACCTGCCCGCGGTGACGGGTGTCGACCTGGCCGGCTCGATCCCGGCGGGCAGCGGCCGCCTCGACCCGGCGTCGTTCGCCGCGGCCGCGTCCACGTGG